The Paracoccus seriniphilus genome includes a window with the following:
- a CDS encoding hydantoinase/oxoprolinase family protein, producing the protein MRGRGSGVTTEGFRDVIEMRTESRFEQYDLNLTLPEPLLARQMRFTVSERINARGEVMVELDRAEVEAVVDRIGKAGFESVAVGLIHSYLNPVHEQMIRDVLAERLPDVSVSISSEVSPQMREYERFNTVVANAYIKPLMASYLGRLEERLRGEGVGCRIFLMHSGGGIISIANAADFPVRLVESGPAGGAVFAAHIAARYGLDKVLSFDMGGTTAKICLIKNQTPKTSRVFEVARTYRFKKGSGMPISIPVIDMVEIGAGGGSLAHVDAMRQIRVGPESAGSEPGPACYGRGGERPAVTDADLVLGKLDPGNFAGGSIPLSPEKSRTALTAHVGGTLEMEPVEAAFGVAEVVDENMANAARVHAVENGEDLSEYTMIAFGGAAPLHAGRLCEKLGVERLIVPPGAGVGSAIGFLRAPFSFEANRSVYMKLSDFDVDRISKLLRELKDEATGFVRTCDEVSPILAEFKVYMRYSGQGWEIPISLTEEQAMAPDAATFLARFEEDYAKLFGRTVAGMDVEITVWSVNATTPPEEVARSVTTDGAASARLDQTRQLFDPASGGFVDANVVARAGVGEGQRVPGPAAMTEDETTIIIPASRDAIRQPDGCIDIITKGA; encoded by the coding sequence ATGCGCGGCAGGGGAAGCGGGGTCACGACCGAGGGTTTCCGTGACGTGATCGAGATGCGCACTGAAAGCCGGTTCGAACAATATGACCTGAACCTGACATTGCCCGAACCGCTGCTGGCACGGCAAATGCGTTTTACCGTGTCCGAGCGGATCAACGCGCGCGGTGAGGTGATGGTCGAACTGGACCGCGCAGAGGTCGAAGCCGTGGTTGACCGCATCGGCAAGGCCGGCTTTGAAAGCGTGGCCGTGGGGCTGATCCATTCGTATCTGAACCCTGTGCATGAACAGATGATCCGCGATGTTCTGGCGGAAAGGCTGCCTGATGTTTCGGTCTCGATTTCCTCGGAAGTCAGCCCCCAGATGCGCGAATACGAGCGGTTCAACACCGTCGTGGCCAATGCCTATATCAAACCCCTCATGGCCTCATACCTGGGCAGGCTGGAAGAGCGACTGCGTGGCGAAGGGGTGGGTTGTCGCATCTTCCTGATGCATTCCGGCGGCGGCATCATCTCTATTGCCAATGCCGCCGATTTCCCGGTGCGGCTGGTGGAAAGCGGCCCGGCGGGCGGCGCGGTCTTTGCGGCCCATATCGCCGCACGCTACGGATTGGACAAGGTGCTGTCCTTCGACATGGGGGGGACGACGGCCAAGATCTGTCTGATCAAGAACCAGACGCCCAAGACCTCTCGCGTGTTCGAGGTCGCGCGGACCTATCGCTTCAAGAAAGGTTCGGGGATGCCCATCTCGATCCCGGTGATCGACATGGTCGAAATCGGCGCGGGTGGCGGCAGTCTGGCCCATGTGGACGCCATGCGACAGATCCGGGTTGGCCCCGAAAGCGCGGGTTCGGAACCCGGCCCGGCCTGTTACGGACGCGGCGGTGAACGTCCCGCGGTGACCGATGCCGACCTGGTTCTGGGCAAGCTGGATCCCGGCAATTTCGCCGGCGGTTCCATCCCGCTGTCGCCCGAGAAATCCAGAACTGCCCTGACCGCCCATGTCGGAGGCACGCTGGAGATGGAACCCGTCGAGGCAGCCTTTGGCGTGGCCGAGGTCGTCGATGAGAACATGGCCAATGCCGCGCGTGTCCATGCCGTCGAAAACGGCGAGGATCTGTCGGAATACACGATGATCGCATTCGGCGGCGCCGCACCGCTGCATGCCGGACGCCTGTGCGAAAAGCTGGGTGTCGAACGGCTGATCGTGCCGCCCGGTGCCGGGGTCGGTTCGGCCATCGGCTTCCTGCGCGCGCCCTTCAGCTTCGAGGCAAACCGTTCTGTCTACATGAAACTCAGCGACTTTGATGTCGATCGCATCAGCAAACTGCTGCGCGAGCTGAAAGACGAGGCCACCGGCTTTGTGCGCACCTGCGACGAGGTCAGCCCGATCCTTGCCGAGTTCAAGGTCTACATGCGCTATTCGGGACAGGGCTGGGAAATTCCCATTTCCCTGACCGAAGAACAGGCCATGGCACCTGATGCCGCGACCTTCCTGGCCCGTTTCGAGGAGGACTATGCAAAGCTGTTCGGCCGCACCGTCGCCGGCATGGATGTCGAAATCACCGTCTGGTCGGTGAATGCAACCACTCCGCCCGAAGAGGTCGCCCGCTCGGTCACCACGGATGGCGCGGCATCCGCCCGTCTGGACCAAACGCGTCAGCTGTTCGATCCGGCCTCGGGGGGCTTTGTCGATGCAAATGTGGTGGCGCGCGCCGGCGTGGGCGAGGGGCAGCGCGTGCCCGGACCTGCGGCCATGACCGAGGACGAAACCACCATCATCATTCCAGCAAGCCGTGATGCAATCCGCCAGCCTGATGGCTGCATCGACATCATCACGAAGGGAGCCTGA
- a CDS encoding LysR family transcriptional regulator, with the protein MISSHLTLKQLEALVCVVDMGSFRKAAAVLGTTQPNISNRISKLEADLGGILMHRDAGAVRLTERGKTLVAAARQVLWSAEAFLEVAARQDLIADRMRLGVTELIACSWLHPFLRRFREAYPSVSVELEVGLSTEISKKLASGEIDLALQPEPFAIASSGSIPLETCRYVWVAAPDHVREWGEQNGLAEILRSPVLTHARHTLASDGLVKRAASRKLPLDQIVYSSSLASCVQMAVDGMGAALLPAVLVRDQLDAGSLVEIGSDWYPEPLKFFARFDKAKAPRFVAMAAELAVDVAKARR; encoded by the coding sequence ATGATAAGCAGTCATCTTACCCTGAAGCAGCTGGAGGCGCTTGTTTGCGTCGTCGATATGGGGTCGTTTCGCAAGGCGGCCGCCGTCCTTGGGACAACCCAGCCCAACATATCGAACCGGATATCAAAGCTGGAAGCTGATCTTGGCGGCATCCTGATGCATCGTGACGCGGGTGCGGTCCGGCTGACAGAGCGGGGCAAGACGCTGGTGGCCGCAGCACGGCAGGTTCTGTGGAGCGCAGAGGCCTTTCTGGAGGTCGCGGCACGGCAGGATCTGATCGCGGACAGGATGCGGCTGGGCGTGACGGAACTGATTGCCTGCTCTTGGCTGCATCCCTTCCTGCGGCGGTTCCGCGAAGCCTATCCTTCGGTCTCCGTTGAACTGGAAGTCGGGCTGTCGACGGAAATTTCGAAGAAACTGGCGTCAGGAGAGATCGATCTGGCCCTGCAGCCCGAACCTTTTGCAATTGCGTCAAGCGGTTCGATTCCCCTTGAAACCTGTCGCTATGTATGGGTGGCGGCACCGGATCACGTCCGCGAATGGGGTGAACAGAACGGTTTGGCCGAGATCTTGCGCTCGCCCGTTCTTACCCATGCCAGGCATACGCTGGCGTCGGATGGCCTGGTCAAGCGGGCGGCAAGCCGAAAACTGCCCCTGGACCAGATCGTCTACTCAAGCAGCCTGGCATCCTGCGTCCAGATGGCGGTTGACGGCATGGGGGCGGCACTGTTGCCGGCCGTGCTTGTCAGGGATCAGCTTGACGCAGGATCGCTGGTCGAGATTGGAAGCGATTGGTATCCCGAACCTCTGAAGTTCTTTGCCCGGTTCGACAAGGCCAAGGCCCCCCGCTTTGTCGCGATGGCCGCCGAACTTGCCGTCGACGTGGCGAAGGCTCGCAGATAG
- a CDS encoding ABC transporter permease: protein MTQNDPTQIRPETAAGLDELVATFTGRSVPYYQRAFRYMLQAPGYRFMLNRAAGLLGPVWFGARGLWSWFLVFLLLDTFAFIQIGLGLFGDLGRDARIRAEQIAQTLDLRMQQIEAAKASGAASLESLQRAAGSLQDALASANEAAAAATADGMFYLAVGLALLLVIRFGAASLANWTLEAQFVRWRSDRRVASGWSGTRLLVSLGLAAAVIILSVMKFARPDAFSLLNSFPTNRDWRLNVGDAVQNGFDWTKTAGRGFFDGLTLGMRSLLDWIEVVLVGTPWPVVALVFVMLAYLSGGARVAIFTGAALAYLGLLDFWEKAMTTIALLGAAALISITVGIPLGIFCARRPTAFAIVRPVLDFMQSMPSFVYLIPVVAFIGSGKPAGVVATMIFGSPPVIRFTVLGLQQVPSAVREAALAFGASPRYLLWKVDLPLARKTIMAGVNQTILLSLAMVVVASLIGAKGLGEDVLEALQYAAAGQGILAGLAILFCALILDRIVAGRK, encoded by the coding sequence ATGACACAGAACGATCCGACGCAAATCCGTCCGGAAACCGCCGCAGGCCTTGATGAACTCGTGGCGACTTTCACCGGCCGCTCGGTGCCCTATTATCAACGGGCCTTCCGCTACATGCTTCAGGCACCGGGCTATCGTTTCATGCTGAACCGGGCCGCGGGTTTGCTGGGGCCGGTCTGGTTCGGCGCGCGGGGCCTGTGGTCATGGTTCCTTGTCTTCCTGCTGCTGGACACATTCGCCTTCATCCAGATCGGGTTGGGGCTGTTCGGAGATCTTGGCCGCGATGCCCGTATCCGCGCGGAGCAGATCGCCCAGACGCTGGACCTTCGCATGCAGCAGATCGAGGCCGCCAAGGCCTCGGGCGCGGCATCGCTGGAATCGCTGCAACGCGCAGCGGGTTCGCTGCAGGATGCCCTTGCCTCTGCCAATGAGGCGGCCGCCGCAGCCACGGCGGACGGCATGTTCTATCTGGCAGTGGGTCTTGCGCTGCTGCTGGTCATCCGTTTCGGGGCTGCTTCCCTGGCGAATTGGACGCTCGAGGCGCAATTCGTGCGCTGGCGGTCAGATCGCCGCGTTGCAAGCGGCTGGTCTGGCACACGCCTGCTGGTGTCGCTGGGGCTGGCTGCGGCGGTCATCATCCTGTCGGTGATGAAATTCGCGCGACCCGATGCCTTCTCCTTGCTCAACTCCTTTCCGACCAATCGCGACTGGCGACTGAATGTCGGTGACGCGGTGCAGAACGGCTTTGACTGGACCAAGACTGCCGGACGCGGCTTCTTTGACGGGCTGACCCTGGGCATGCGCAGCCTGCTGGACTGGATCGAGGTCGTGCTTGTGGGCACGCCATGGCCTGTCGTCGCGCTGGTCTTCGTGATGCTGGCCTATCTGTCGGGCGGGGCACGGGTGGCGATCTTCACGGGGGCTGCTCTGGCCTATCTCGGCCTGCTGGACTTCTGGGAAAAGGCGATGACCACCATCGCCCTGCTGGGGGCGGCGGCGCTGATCTCGATCACGGTCGGGATTCCGCTGGGAATCTTTTGCGCCCGTCGTCCGACCGCCTTTGCGATCGTGCGGCCGGTTCTGGATTTCATGCAGTCGATGCCCTCTTTCGTCTATCTGATCCCGGTGGTTGCCTTTATCGGCTCGGGCAAGCCTGCGGGCGTCGTTGCCACGATGATCTTCGGCAGCCCTCCGGTCATCCGCTTCACGGTTCTGGGGTTGCAGCAGGTGCCCTCGGCGGTGCGAGAGGCCGCCCTGGCCTTTGGCGCATCGCCACGATACCTGCTGTGGAAGGTCGATCTTCCGCTGGCGCGCAAGACCATCATGGCGGGGGTGAACCAGACGATCCTGCTTTCGCTGGCCATGGTCGTGGTGGCCTCGCTGATCGGCGCCAAGGGGCTGGGCGAGGACGTTCTAGAGGCGCTGCAATATGCCGCCGCGGGGCAGGGCATCCTTGCCGGACTGGCCATCCTATTCTGTGCGCTGATCCTTGATCGGATTGTCGCCGGACGAAAGTGA
- a CDS encoding quaternary amine ABC transporter ATP-binding protein, with protein MAGEIAIDARGVWKVFGARAKEALQAIRNEGLSKAEVRDRFDCVVGVADANFQIRQGELFCVMGLSGSGKSTLVRHVNRLLEPTDGHIFIDGDDVMGLNDAELRDLRNRRVAMVFQNFGLMPHRTVRDNVAMPLEIRGTGKARRWEEADRVLEMVDLCGWEDKYAHELSGGMQQRVGLARAIASDPEILLMDEPFSALDPLIRKQLQDQFMDLSRKLGKTTMFITHDLDEAIRIGHRIAIMKDGRIVQIGTPEEIILNPADDYVADFVAGISKLNLILAHSVMQPVAEFEALHGAVPADANAARPDMDLGDLMNLAIEGHGIVAVRDDHATVGVINRASLLRAIQSSQA; from the coding sequence ATGGCTGGCGAAATCGCAATTGATGCGCGCGGCGTCTGGAAGGTATTCGGCGCCCGCGCCAAGGAGGCCCTGCAGGCGATCCGGAACGAAGGTCTGAGCAAGGCCGAGGTACGGGACAGGTTTGACTGCGTGGTGGGCGTGGCGGATGCGAATTTCCAGATCCGTCAGGGCGAGCTGTTCTGCGTCATGGGTCTGTCGGGGTCGGGAAAATCGACGCTGGTGCGTCATGTGAACCGCCTACTGGAGCCCACCGACGGCCATATCTTCATCGATGGCGACGATGTGATGGGGTTGAACGATGCCGAACTGCGCGACCTGCGCAATCGTCGCGTCGCGATGGTCTTTCAGAATTTCGGCCTGATGCCGCATCGCACGGTGCGCGACAATGTGGCCATGCCGCTGGAGATACGCGGCACCGGCAAGGCCCGACGTTGGGAAGAGGCCGATCGCGTTCTGGAGATGGTGGATCTTTGCGGCTGGGAGGACAAATACGCCCACGAATTGTCGGGCGGCATGCAGCAGCGCGTCGGCCTTGCCCGCGCGATCGCTTCGGACCCCGAGATCCTGTTGATGGATGAACCCTTCTCGGCGCTGGATCCCCTGATCCGCAAGCAGTTGCAGGATCAGTTCATGGATCTGTCGCGCAAGCTGGGCAAGACGACCATGTTCATCACCCATGATCTGGACGAGGCCATTCGCATCGGGCATCGCATCGCGATCATGAAGGATGGCCGGATCGTCCAGATCGGCACGCCCGAAGAGATCATCCTGAATCCGGCAGATGACTATGTTGCCGATTTCGTGGCCGGAATTTCCAAGCTGAACCTGATCCTGGCGCATTCGGTCATGCAGCCCGTCGCCGAGTTCGAGGCCCTTCATGGCGCGGTCCCGGCAGATGCGAATGCCGCCCGTCCGGACATGGACCTTGGCGATCTGATGAATCTTGCCATCGAGGGACATGGGATCGTCGCGGTCAGGGATGATCACGCGACCGTCGGCGTCATCAACCGCGCGAGCCTGCTTCGCGCCATCCAAAGCAGCCAGGCATGA
- a CDS encoding glycine betaine ABC transporter substrate-binding protein, which translates to MTYLKAFTALAALSLATAASAQDTVKVGEPSWPGAKIMSRVIAQVIQTRLGGVTEYAPGANAVIFAAMDGGRGDIDVHPDVWLPNQASFTEEYVDQKDTVALSEGSYQGRSGFCVPTYMAEEHGMKSVYDLATPMAQELFDGDGDGKGEIWVGASGWASTNLNRVKVRDYGIETFLEPSTEDEAVFYARLKDAIDNREGVVFYCYAPHFVHALYDVTFIEEPEYDPAAYHMVQPDEDADWFAKSSISTGDQVKTVTVAYSKSLEQRNPAAAAFLGKIDMDADDLSQLTYQTVIKGQEVDEAVAVWLEENSDVVDGWLGLN; encoded by the coding sequence ATGACATATCTCAAGGCTTTCACGGCACTGGCGGCACTGTCGCTGGCCACGGCCGCATCCGCGCAGGACACCGTCAAGGTCGGCGAGCCAAGTTGGCCCGGTGCCAAGATCATGAGCCGCGTCATCGCGCAGGTCATCCAGACCCGCCTGGGCGGCGTGACCGAATATGCCCCCGGTGCCAATGCGGTGATATTTGCCGCAATGGATGGCGGGCGCGGCGATATCGACGTGCATCCGGATGTCTGGTTGCCAAATCAGGCCTCCTTCACCGAAGAATATGTCGATCAGAAGGACACAGTGGCCCTGTCAGAAGGCAGTTACCAGGGGCGCTCGGGCTTTTGCGTGCCGACCTATATGGCCGAAGAGCATGGCATGAAATCCGTCTATGACCTTGCGACACCCATGGCACAGGAACTGTTTGACGGCGATGGCGATGGCAAGGGAGAGATCTGGGTCGGTGCTTCGGGCTGGGCCTCGACCAATCTGAACCGCGTGAAGGTGCGCGACTATGGGATCGAGACCTTCCTGGAACCTTCGACCGAGGATGAGGCTGTCTTCTACGCGCGGCTGAAGGATGCCATCGACAACAGGGAAGGTGTGGTCTTCTACTGCTATGCGCCCCATTTCGTGCATGCGCTTTACGACGTGACCTTCATCGAAGAACCGGAATACGATCCGGCGGCCTATCACATGGTTCAGCCCGACGAGGATGCCGACTGGTTCGCGAAATCCTCGATCAGCACCGGCGATCAGGTCAAGACGGTGACCGTGGCCTATTCGAAGTCCCTGGAACAGCGCAATCCGGCGGCCGCGGCCTTTCTGGGCAAGATCGACATGGATGCCGACGACCTGTCACAGCTGACCTATCAGACCGTGATCAAGGGGCAGGAAGTCGATGAAGCCGTCGCGGTCTGGCTGGAAGAAAACAGCGATGTCGTCGACGGCTGGCTGGGTTTGAACTGA